Within Kutzneria chonburiensis, the genomic segment CGGAATGCCCGAGGCGACGTTGCTCCACGGGCGGTCACCCTAATCCGTGGGTAGCGCCACCGGGTGTTCACCACCTGTACGGCCTAAGCCAGCGGGCCCGTCAACTCCGCCTGCGAACGTCGGGAACGGAGACTCCTGCGACCAGGTCGGGGTGGTGCGAGGTGTTCGCTCGTCGAATCGCGGTGATCGGGACCGGGTACGTCGGTCTCACCACGGGGGCCTGTCTGGCCTCGCTGGGGCACCACGTGGTGTGCGCGGACGTGGACGTGGCCAAGGTCGAGCGGCTGCGGGCCGGCAAGGTGACGATCCTGGAGCCGGGGCTGGCCGAGCTGGTGGCCGAGGGCCAGGCCGGTGGCCGGCTGGAGTTCGTGGTGGGCGCGGCGGCCGCGGTCGGCGACGCCGAGGTGGTGTTCCTGTGCGTGCCGACGCCGATGGGCCAGGGCGGCGCGGCCGATCTCGCCGCGGTGGAGTCGGTGATCGCCGAGGTGCGCACGATGCTGCCGGTCGGCAGCATCGTGGTGAACAAGTCGACCGTGCCGGTCGGCACCGCGGCCCGGGTGTCCGGCCTGCTCAAGCGCAAGGACGTGCCGGTGGTGTCCAACCCGGAGTTCCTGCGTGAGGGCACGGCGGTGCACGACTTCCTCAACCCCGACCGCATCGTCGTCGGCTGCGACAGCCAGGACGCGGCCGAGCGGGTCGCCGCCCTGTACGCCCGCCTCGGCGCGCCGACCGTGCTGACCGACGCGGCCAGTGCCGAGATGGTCAAGTACGCGGCCAACTGCTTCCTGGCCATGAAGCTGTCCTACGTCAACGCGATCGCCGAGCTGTGCGAGCGGCTGGGGGCCGACGTCGCCGACGTGACCGAGGGCATGGGCTACGACCGCCGCATCGGCCAGTCCTTCCTGCAGCCCGGCCCCGGCTGGGGCGGCTCCTGCCTGCCCAAGGACACACAGGCGCTGCTCCAGGTCGCGGCGGCCGTCGGCTACGACTTCTCCTTGCTGCAAGCCACCATCGACACCAACGCCCACCAGCGCCAGCTGATCGTGGCCAAGATCCGCGAGGCCGCCGGCGGACGGCTGCGGGGCAGCCGGATCGGCCTGCTCGGGCTGGCTTTCAAGGCCGGCACCAACGATCTCCGCGACTCGCCGGCATTGGCCGTGGCCGCGCTGCTGCGGGCCGAAGGCGCCGAGCTCACCGGCTACGACCCGGGCATCGCACACGAGGTCGACGGTGTGCGGGTGGTGTCGGACGCCTACGAGGTGGCCAAGGACGCCGACACCGTTGTGGTGCTGACCGAATGGCCGGAGTTCCGTGGCCTTGACTGGTCCCGTATCGGCGAGCTGGCCGCCGGCTCGGTCGTGGTCGACACGCGGAACCACCTGGACCCGGACGCGTTGCGGCGCTGCGGCCTGACCTGGTGGGGCGTCGGCCGCGGTCATCTGGACGTGGGAAATTTGCTCGCTGCCGTGATCTGATGGGGGCATGTTCACCACTCGCCCGGAGCTGACCGGCACGGTCGGCATGGTTGCCTCGACCCACTGGCTCGCCTCCACCGCCGGCATGGCGGTGCTGGAGTCGGGCGGCAACGCGTTCGACGCCGCGGTGGCGGCCGGTTTCGTGTTGCAGGTGGTGGAGCCGCACCTGGTCGGCCCGGGCGGCGATATGCCGGCGATCTTCGCGACGGCCGCCGACCCGACGCCGCGAGTGCTGTGCGCGCAGGGCGTCGCGCCGGCCGGTGCGACCATCGAGCACTACCGGGGCGAGGGGCTGGACCTGGTGCCGGGCAGCGGTTTGCTGGCCGCCGTCGTGCCGGGCTCGTGGGACGGCTGGCTGACGCTGCTGCGGGATCACGGCACCAAGTCGCTGCGGGACGTGCTGGGCTACGCCATCGGCTACGCCCGTAGCGGATTCCCTTTGGTGGAGCGGATTCCGGCCACGATCGAGGGCGTGCGGCAGCTGTTCGCCGAGCACTGGCCGACGTCGGCCGAGCTGTGGCTGCCCGGCGGCGAGGTGCCCAAGGCCGGCACTCTGTTCCGCAACCCGGCGCTGGCCGACACCTGGGAACGGCTGCTGCGTGAGGCGGAATCCGTTGGCGGCGCACGGGAATCGCAGATCGATGCGGCGCGAAACGCGTGGTACCAAGGGTTTGTCGCCGAGGAGATCGAGGCGTTCAGCCGCAAGCCGCACCGGGACGACTCCGGCCGTGATCACGCCGGAGTGCTGACGGGCCAGGACATGGCGTCCTGGTCGGCAACGTATGAGGACCCGGTGACCGTGCAGGTCGGGGATCGCACGCTGGCCAAGTGCGGGCCCTGGAGCCAGGGGCCGACGCTGGCGCAGCAGGTGTTGATGCTGCACGAGCTGCGGGACCGGCTTGCATACGTGGACGGCGTGCCGACCGCGGAGACCGTGCACCTGGCGATCGAGGTGGCCAAACTGGCCTTCGCCGACCGCGAGGCGTGGTACGGCGACAGCGCCGAGGTGCCGATCGACGACCTGCTTTCCTCCCCGTACACGGCTTCGCGGCTGGCGTTGATCGAGGACACGGCTTCGCTGGAACTGCGGCCGGGTTCGCCGGGTGGTCGCACGCCGAAGCTGCCGTCGTACATCGCCGAAGGGCGGGGCGTCGGCGGCGGCGATTCGCCGATGAACGCGGCGGTCGGCGAGCCGACGGTCACCCGTGAGGGGCAGATGCGCGGCGACACCGTGCACATCGACGTGGTCGACCGCTGGGGCAACGTCATCTCGGTGACGCCGTCCGGCGGCTGGCTCCAGTCGTCGCCGACGATCCCGTCGCTGGGCTTCGCGCTCGGCAGCCGGGCCCAGATGTTCTGGCTGGAGGAGGGGCTGCCGGCGTCGCTCGTGCCGGGCAAGCGGCCACGGACCACGCTGAGCCCGTCGCTCGCCTTCCGGGATGGTGCGCCGCTGGCCTTCGGCACGCCCGGCGGCGACCAGCAGGACCAGTGGCAGCTGTGCTTCTGGCTGGCCCACACCGTCGGCGGGCTGAACCTCCAGGCCTCGATCGACGCGCCGATGTGGCACTCCGCCGCGTTCCCGCTGTCGTTCTATCCGCGCAGCTGGCAGCCGGGCGAGCTGGTGGCCGAGTCGCGGCTCGGGGCTCAGGCTTTTGCGGATTTGCGGGCTCGTGGTCACCGGGTCGTGGACGCCGGCGAGTGGGCGCTGGGCCGGCTGTCCGCGGTGTCCCGCGACCCGGCGACCGGACTGCTGTACGGGGCGGCCAACGCCCGCGGCACGCAGGGCTACGCGGTCGGCCGTTGACCGCTCGTTCCACGTGGAACGTAGTTCGCTTTGCCGCCTCGTGACGTACGCGGGGCGGCGGCCGATGTCGTAGCGTCGCCGGTGTGCGCCGGTCGCGGAAGACACTCCTGCTTCCCATTCCGTTCGCGATCGCTTGCCTGCTGATCGCGGTCACCAGCGCGCACTGGCACCAGCCGCCGCTGCAGCTCAGTGAGCTCGACGTGGTCTGGATGCTGTCCGGCGCGGTGCCGCTGTTCTGGCGCAAGCGCTGGCCGTACGTGGTGTTCGCGGTGTCGACCGTGCTGGCGTTCAGCTACCTCTACTCCGGCCGGCCGTTCGGGCCGACTCCGGTGTTCTCGGCGCTGGCGCTGTACACGCTGGCCAAGCGCGTCGGGCCACTGCGGTCGACGATCGCCGCGGTGGTGTTGATCGCCGGTTTCGAAGTCGCGCAGTTCGCGACTGGCGGCGATATCAGCGACGTGCGCTACGTGGTGTTCGTGCCGGTCGCGGTGTCCATCGGCGTCGCGGCGCGGTACGTGAGCGTCAATCGCCGGTCGCAGTACGAGGTCTTCGAGGAGCGGGCCCGGCGGATCGCCGAGGAGGAGCGCCTGCGCATCGCCCGCGAGGTGCACGACGTCGTCGCGCATAGCCTGGCGATGATCAACGTGCAGGCCGGCGTGGGGGCGCACGTCGCCGACCGGCGGCCCGAGGAGGCCAAGCAGGCGCTGCTGGCGATCAAGGAGGCATCCAAGGCAGCGCTGGTCGACCT encodes:
- a CDS encoding gamma-glutamyltransferase family protein, whose translation is MFTTRPELTGTVGMVASTHWLASTAGMAVLESGGNAFDAAVAAGFVLQVVEPHLVGPGGDMPAIFATAADPTPRVLCAQGVAPAGATIEHYRGEGLDLVPGSGLLAAVVPGSWDGWLTLLRDHGTKSLRDVLGYAIGYARSGFPLVERIPATIEGVRQLFAEHWPTSAELWLPGGEVPKAGTLFRNPALADTWERLLREAESVGGARESQIDAARNAWYQGFVAEEIEAFSRKPHRDDSGRDHAGVLTGQDMASWSATYEDPVTVQVGDRTLAKCGPWSQGPTLAQQVLMLHELRDRLAYVDGVPTAETVHLAIEVAKLAFADREAWYGDSAEVPIDDLLSSPYTASRLALIEDTASLELRPGSPGGRTPKLPSYIAEGRGVGGGDSPMNAAVGEPTVTREGQMRGDTVHIDVVDRWGNVISVTPSGGWLQSSPTIPSLGFALGSRAQMFWLEEGLPASLVPGKRPRTTLSPSLAFRDGAPLAFGTPGGDQQDQWQLCFWLAHTVGGLNLQASIDAPMWHSAAFPLSFYPRSWQPGELVAESRLGAQAFADLRARGHRVVDAGEWALGRLSAVSRDPATGLLYGAANARGTQGYAVGR
- a CDS encoding UDP-glucose dehydrogenase family protein; protein product: MFARRIAVIGTGYVGLTTGACLASLGHHVVCADVDVAKVERLRAGKVTILEPGLAELVAEGQAGGRLEFVVGAAAAVGDAEVVFLCVPTPMGQGGAADLAAVESVIAEVRTMLPVGSIVVNKSTVPVGTAARVSGLLKRKDVPVVSNPEFLREGTAVHDFLNPDRIVVGCDSQDAAERVAALYARLGAPTVLTDAASAEMVKYAANCFLAMKLSYVNAIAELCERLGADVADVTEGMGYDRRIGQSFLQPGPGWGGSCLPKDTQALLQVAAAVGYDFSLLQATIDTNAHQRQLIVAKIREAAGGRLRGSRIGLLGLAFKAGTNDLRDSPALAVAALLRAEGAELTGYDPGIAHEVDGVRVVSDAYEVAKDADTVVVLTEWPEFRGLDWSRIGELAAGSVVVDTRNHLDPDALRRCGLTWWGVGRGHLDVGNLLAAVI
- a CDS encoding sensor histidine kinase — encoded protein: MRRSRKTLLLPIPFAIACLLIAVTSAHWHQPPLQLSELDVVWMLSGAVPLFWRKRWPYVVFAVSTVLAFSYLYSGRPFGPTPVFSALALYTLAKRVGPLRSTIAAVVLIAGFEVAQFATGGDISDVRYVVFVPVAVSIGVAARYVSVNRRSQYEVFEERARRIAEEERLRIAREVHDVVAHSLAMINVQAGVGAHVADRRPEEAKQALLAIKEASKAALVDLRATLGVLRSGEERAPAPSLSRLGELVESARSAGLSVDVSGGPGELPAPVDSTAYRIVQEALTNTVRHAVDARTVTLRFSRDDERFVIEVHDDGRPVEALVGNGIRGMRERALALGGTLEARSRDEGGFVVRAELPL